The Dictyoglomus sp. NZ13-RE01 genome segment TGCCATGAAAATCCGGAGGGTCCGTTGAGCCTGTGGCTTCTTTTTTTCCTTCCAAAATATCACCATAAGTAAAAATTCCTCTTGAAATTTTTACTATAAGTAAATATAATAAGGTATCTTTGAAAATTTGGGAGGGAAAAATGAATAGAGAAAGTCTTGCAACTGCCTATAAGCCTCTTCTTTACAAATATTTATCCCTATTATATGTGAAAGAGATCGATTGGGATGACTGGAAACAGGAGGGTGAACTTATCCTTCGCCAACTTATAGCTAAATATGAGCCTGAAAAAGGAGATTTATCTTCCTATCTGAAAAAATCTCTCTACTTTTCTTTGAAATCCTTTAGAAAGAAATTATTGGAGAAACAAAAGATAGTATATGAAAATTTTCCAGAGGAAAACCATAAAAAGATAAGGCTCAGGGGGCTTTCAAAAAGGGAAAAAGAGATAATAAAACTTATATATTTTGTAGGTTTATCAGAAAGGGAGATTGCAAAAAGATTAAAAATTTCCAGAGGGAGTGTAAAGATATATAAAAAGAGGGCATTGAATAAATTAAGAGATTCTATCTCCAAGGAGGATTTTGTGCTCTTCTAATGTTTATTTCATCTATAACTGCATTCCCTCTATGTTTTAATAAAAATAATACTACCTCCGCTATTTCCTCTGGCTTAATCAAAGTGGAGGGATCAAGGTCTGGTCTCATAATAGTAACAAGATCTGTGGCAACCCCTCCAGGAGAGATAACATGTACCCTTATTCCATCCTCATGGACCTCCTGGGCTAAAACCTTTGTAAATCCCATTAATGCATGCTTTGATGCTGTATATGCACCTTGATTAACATATCCTTTTGTGCCAACTACCGACGAAATATTTATAATAGTAGGTATGTCAGACTTTTTTAGGTAGGGAATTGCATACTTTGATAGGAAAAAGGGAGCCCTTGCATTTACAGCCATTATCTCATCCCATTCTTCCTCTGTAGTATCCATTATGGATTTAGCAAGGGCAATACCTGCATTATTTATGAGAATATCCAAACCACCAAAATGCTCAACCACTTTCTCAATTAAAATTTTAGGAGCCTTTGGATCTCTTAAATCAAAGGGGCATATAAGAATATCTATATTGTAGATGGAAAGCTCATTTTTAAGGATAAGAAGACTTTCTTCAGCCCTACTGTTTATAGCTAAATTTACACCTTCTTGGGCTAAAGCCTTTGAGATTGCCTTACCAATTCCTCTACTGGCACCAGTAATTAAAGCAACTTTCCCTTTTAATGAGACCATACCTTAAATATTTTACCACATATTTTCAAATTAAGTATAATCAAATTTTTATAACAATTGTGAAGAGATAAGAAAATATCTTGCTTTTCCATATACAAAGATTATAATAATTCATAGAAAAATTTATCTCAAGGAGGTAAAGCTCCATGAAAAAGTTTTTAATGTATCTCCTGCTGACCCTTCTCGTAATATTCTCCTTATCATTAGCACAAGAAGCTAAAAAACCAAAAAGTGTAAAAGTTCTTGGAAACTTTGAAGAACCTGTTATCTATCAAGCCCCACAAAATTGGTATATTGTAATAGATGCTTCAAGTCCAGCAGAGGCAGAAGAGTATGGTTGCAAAAAAGGAGTATTTTATATCATAATAAATAATGTAGGAACTAACTTTTGGCATATACAATTTGGTACCCATACTCCTTTAAAAAAGAATACAAAGTATGTACTTAAATTTGATGCAAGCTCAACAAAAGAAAGAGATATACAAGTAAGAGCTATAGTAAATCAGGCACCATGGCCCATTATAGATAAAACCGTATTTAATTTAACTCCTGAAATGAAAACTTACACCTGGGAATTTACACTAAAAGATGATGCTACTACTATTGTTTTTGATTTTGGGAAAATAAGTGATAAAAGCGTTCCAAGTACAATCATATTAGATAATGTAATATTAGAAGAATACTAACTCTTAAAGGAGCTGGAAGATTTTTGCTTCCAGCTCCTAAATAGTTAAATTTCTCAAATCTTTATAAGAAATTATATTTATA includes the following:
- a CDS encoding RNA polymerase subunit sigma-70, which translates into the protein MNRESLATAYKPLLYKYLSLLYVKEIDWDDWKQEGELILRQLIAKYEPEKGDLSSYLKKSLYFSLKSFRKKLLEKQKIVYENFPEENHKKIRLRGLSKREKEIIKLIYFVGLSEREIAKRLKISRGSVKIYKKRALNKLRDSISKEDFVLF
- a CDS encoding 3-oxoacyl-ACP reductase: MVSLKGKVALITGASRGIGKAISKALAQEGVNLAINSRAEESLLILKNELSIYNIDILICPFDLRDPKAPKILIEKVVEHFGGLDILINNAGIALAKSIMDTTEEEWDEIMAVNARAPFFLSKYAIPYLKKSDIPTIINISSVVGTKGYVNQGAYTASKHALMGFTKVLAQEVHEDGIRVHVISPGGVATDLVTIMRPDLDPSTLIKPEEIAEVVLFLLKHRGNAVIDEINIRRAQNPPWR
- a CDS encoding laminarinase — translated: MKKFLMYLLLTLLVIFSLSLAQEAKKPKSVKVLGNFEEPVIYQAPQNWYIVIDASSPAEAEEYGCKKGVFYIIINNVGTNFWHIQFGTHTPLKKNTKYVLKFDASSTKERDIQVRAIVNQAPWPIIDKTVFNLTPEMKTYTWEFTLKDDATTIVFDFGKISDKSVPSTIILDNVILEEY